The Pleuronectes platessa chromosome 10, fPlePla1.1, whole genome shotgun sequence genome contains a region encoding:
- the LOC128449631 gene encoding casein kinase II subunit alpha yields the protein MSGPVPSRSRVYPDVNTQRPREYWDYESHVVEWGNQDDYQLVRKLGRGKYSEVFEAINITNNEKVVVKILKPVKKKKIKREIKILENLRGGPNIISLLDIVKDPVSRTPALVFEHVNNTDFKQLYQTLSDFDIRFYMYEILKALDYCHSMGIMHRDVKPHNVMIDHEHRKLRLIDWGLAEFYHPNQEYNVRVASRYFKGPELLVDYQMYDYSLDMWSLGCMLASMIFRKEPFFHGHDNYDQLVRIAKVLGTEDLYDYIDKYNIELDPRFNDILGRHSRKRWERFVHSENQHLVSTEALDFLDKLLRYDHQARLTAREAMDHPYFYPIVKDQGRGATPGGMAASSTPVSSSSMMAGITSMSSSQPLANIAGSPVISAPNTLATQVPAATGAQP from the exons ATGTCTGGCCCTGTTCCAAGCCGCTCTCGAGTTTACCctgatgtaaacacacagagacctCGGGAATACTGGGACTATGAGTCCCATGTTGTTGAATGGGG aaaccaAGACGACTATCAGCTTGTCAGAAAACTAGGGAGAGGCAAATATAGTGAAGTGTTTGAAGCCATAAACATCACAAACAATGAAAAAGTGGTCGTCAAAATACTGAAG CCggtcaagaaaaagaaaatcaagagGGAAATAAAGATCCTGGAGAATCTGCGGGGTGGCCCAAATATCATCTCACTGTTAGATATCGTTAAAGATCCCGTG TCACGAACCCCTGCTCTGGTCTTTGAACATGTGAACAACACAGACTTCAAG caattGTACCAAACCCTATCTGACTTCGACATACGGTTTTACATGTATGAAATCCTAAAG GCCCTGGATTACTGCCACAGTATGGGGATAATGCACAGAGATGTCAAGCCACATAATGTAATGATTGATCACGAACACAGAAAG CTCCGTCTAATCGATTGGGGTCTGGCAGAATTCTACCACCCAAACCAAGAATACAACGTGAGAGTGGCTTCCAGGTATTTTAAAGGACCTGAACTGCTGGTAGATTACCAG ATGTATGACTACAGCTTGGACATGTGGAGTTTGGGTTGCATGCTCGCCAGCATGATCTTCAGGAAGGAGCCTTTCTTTCACGGTCATGACAACTACGATCAG CTGGTGCGAATCGCAAAAGTTCTCGGCACAGAAGACCTGTACGACTACATCGACAAGTACAACATTGAACTGGATCCACGGTTCAATGACATTTTGGGAAG ACACTCCCGCAAAAGGTGGGAGAGGTTTGTGCACAGCGAGAACCAGCACCTGGTCAGCACAGAGGCTTTAGACTTCCTGGACAAACTGCTGCGCTATGACCACCAAGCCCGTCTCACGGCCAGAGAGGCCATGGATCATCCCTACTTCT ATCCCATCGTTAAAGATCAGGGAAGGGGGGCCACTCCAGGAGGGATGGCTGCAAGCTCCACACCAGTCAGCTCTTCAAGTATGATGGCCG GCATCACCTCAATGTCCTCCTCACAGCCACTGGCTAACATTGCTGGATCACCTGTCATCTCTGCCCCCAACACTCTGGCCACACAAGTCCCTGCAGCCACAGGGGCCCAACCCTGA